The Kaistella daneshvariae genomic sequence TACGCTGTGTGCCTGAACGGTATTACCAACACCACCGGAAATTCCACCCTGCTGAATTACATAACCTTCCGCAACATCGTTAAAGTTGGTTACTTTCGGGTTGTAATGTGCCACGTTGAAACTGAAATCCCATCTGGTATTTTCATTTTTAATCGGCGTTACATTGATTAAAAATTCCAATCCGTCAGTTTCCATCTGACCGATGTTTTTAATGTTTTTATTGCTGAATTCACCTGCAGGAACCTGAACCTGTGCTAAAAGGTCTCTGGTGTTTTTCTTAAACCAATCAAAAGATCCTGTAATTCTGTTGTTCCAGAAGCCAAAATCTAAACCTGCATTAATAGTTTCGGTAGTTTCCCAGGTAAGGTTAGGGTTGTACTGCGTTGGACGGTACATGAAGTAGAACTGGTCACCAAAACCATATTGAGCAGTTGGTTCAGAAACGTTGTAAGAAGCAAATGAATTGTAAGGTCCACCTACTTCCTGCTGTCCTGTTTCACCCCAACCTGCGCGAAGTTTTAAATCAGAAAAAACATTGGAATCTTTTATGAAATCTTCATTAATGATTTTCCACGCTCCTGAAGCTGCGTAGAACGTTCCCCAGTTGTTTTTTAAATCAACACCGTTATAGAATCTGGAAGAAGCATCTCTTCTTACCGATCCTGTCAGGATATATTTGTCTGCAATGGAGAAAATACCTCTACCATAGAAACCTAATAAAACCAAGTTGCTTTCGTAAGCGTTGCTTGGAGTAGAAATTCGATCAGGATTTCCGTAAATGGTAGTACTGGAAGGAACTTTATTATGGAATTCCTGGTAAGAATAACCTGCCAATAAATCAACCTGTGTGTTGATTGGCGTAAGCATTTTTACGTAATTCAAATAAGTTTCCAATAATTTATTGGTTTTTTCCTGGGTGTACTCACTTCTTGTACTTACATCGCCGGACGCCAACATTCCCGCATATCCAGGATATTGTGTTACCGCACCATTTCCTTTTTGGTAGTCATATCCACCGATAACATTCACATGTAAATCAGGCAAAAAGTGTAATTTGTAATCTAAATGCAAGTTACCAATACCACGGAAAATGGTGGAAACATCGCGTCTTCCGTAAAGAGAAGCCAACGGGTTTCTTGTCGCATTCACGTTCACATTGTCAGGGTTCAAAAACCACTCCCAGTAGTTGTTCACTTTATCACCTTGTGGCGAATAGTCATAAACGGGCTGCGTTGGATCAAAGAACTGTGCTGCTCCAATTACACCTGCAGGAAAACGGTTTTCTGTCATCGATCCTTTCACGTTCGCAGTTACGCTTAAATGATTATCGAAGAATTTTGGCGTCAGGTTTAAAGCTGCTGATGTTCTTCTGAATTCATTCGTACGGACGATACCGTTTTGCTCATTATATCCTAGTGATAATCTATACGGCAATTTTTTAATTCCACCGGAAATCGCCACGTTGTTATCGGTTCCCCAAGCTTCCTGATAAATTAGGTCTTGCCAGTTCGTGTTTGCCGTTCCTAATCTGTCAATGTAACCTTGTGAGGCGTTTGCCTGTACAAAAGCGCGGAATTCATCCGCGGTAAGTACATCCTGATTTCCCATTTTCGTGGAAACTGAACCAGTTGTTGAGAAGTTCACTTTCACTCTACCGGAAGAACCTTTTTTGGTGGTGATCAAAATAACACCATTCGAGGCACGGTTACCATAAATTGCCGCTGCGGAAGCATCTTTCAATACATCAAATGATTCAATATCATTTGGGTTAATCAAAGCCAATGCATTCGAAGCACCATTTACACCACCGAAATCCATCGGGATACCATCAATTACAATTAATGGATCATTACTTGCTGTTAAAGATGCACCACCTCTAATTCTGATGGTGGCACCCGATCCCGGATTACCGCCATTCCCCGTTACCGTCACACCCGGCGCTTTACCTTGGATCAGCTGATCGGCAGATGTAGAACCTGGGTTAAAATCCTTGGAGGTAATAGAAGCAATTGATCCCGTAAGATCCTCTTTTTTCTGTTTACCATAACCAATCAGCACCACCTGCTCGATGTCAGCAGTTTTTACACTATCGGTAGTCTGTGCCTGCAATATTGATCCGGCCAATAAAAAAGCGGGAGCAATCTTTAAAACTTTAGTATAGTTTCTCACGAAAATAAAATTTGAGGTTTATATTCAATTCACACTGCTCTTTAAAAGGAGCGATGCAATTTAACTATTTTTTCAGATATCATAATTGTTTAATGCATTTTGTTAATTATTGATGATAATAATCAGCACTTACTTTTTGGTATAAACCGTAAACACATATAAATCACCAATTTGCTTTTGTTATGCGGCTCCCAGTTTTTGTCAAAAATTAACATAAAATCAAACGAATGTTTAGCAATTTTGGCGGCTCAAATGGCATATTTTTAAAAATCTCAGATTTTAGCTGCATATTTTCCAAATCGTTGGCATATCACTTATCTTTGCAGAAATTTAGACCAAGATTATGTCAGACAGAAAGATGATTACGGCTGCACTGCCCTACGCCAACGGCCCGGTGCATATTGGGCACCTCGCCGGCGTTTATATTCCAGCCGATGTGTACGCCAGATTTAACCGAAGATTGGGAAAAGACGTTGCTTTTATTTGCGGTTCCGATGAACACGGAATTCCTATTACAATTCGGGCAAAAAAAGAAGGCGTTACACCACAGGACATCGTGGACAAATACCACGAAATCATTAAAAAATCATTCTCTGACCTCGGAATTTCTTTTGATGAATATTCCCGCACCACTTCAGCGAAACATAAGCTGGTAAGTCAGGATTTTTTCACCACGCTTTATAAAAAGGATAAATTTTTAGAAGAAACTTCGGAGCAATATTTCGATGAGCAGGCGAATGAATTTCTGGCCGACCGTTAC encodes the following:
- a CDS encoding SusC/RagA family TonB-linked outer membrane protein, whose translation is MRNYTKVLKIAPAFLLAGSILQAQTTDSVKTADIEQVVLIGYGKQKKEDLTGSIASITSKDFNPGSTSADQLIQGKAPGVTVTGNGGNPGSGATIRIRGGASLTASNDPLIVIDGIPMDFGGVNGASNALALINPNDIESFDVLKDASAAAIYGNRASNGVILITTKKGSSGRVKVNFSTTGSVSTKMGNQDVLTADEFRAFVQANASQGYIDRLGTANTNWQDLIYQEAWGTDNNVAISGGIKKLPYRLSLGYNEQNGIVRTNEFRRTSAALNLTPKFFDNHLSVTANVKGSMTENRFPAGVIGAAQFFDPTQPVYDYSPQGDKVNNYWEWFLNPDNVNVNATRNPLASLYGRRDVSTIFRGIGNLHLDYKLHFLPDLHVNVIGGYDYQKGNGAVTQYPGYAGMLASGDVSTRSEYTQEKTNKLLETYLNYVKMLTPINTQVDLLAGYSYQEFHNKVPSSTTIYGNPDRISTPSNAYESNLVLLGFYGRGIFSIADKYILTGSVRRDASSRFYNGVDLKNNWGTFYAASGAWKIINEDFIKDSNVFSDLKLRAGWGETGQQEVGGPYNSFASYNVSEPTAQYGFGDQFYFMYRPTQYNPNLTWETTETINAGLDFGFWNNRITGSFDWFKKNTRDLLAQVQVPAGEFSNKNIKNIGQMETDGLEFLINVTPIKNENTRWDFSFNVAHYNPKVTNFNDVAEGYVIQQGGISGGVGNTVQAHSVGYTPFSFYVYQQTYDNTGKPLEGVYVDRNGDGKITASGDKYFYKSTTPDATFGFSTKLAYKNWDFSTALRAVLGNYVYNNFASQSNVQSIATNDYLQNVSRTTVNYGFGTPQYWSDAFVEDASFLRMDNVTLGYNFGPVFGQNSNLKVYGMAQNVFVVTDYSGVDPEIFGNIDNGFYQRPKVYSLGLNFQF